A portion of the Acidobacteriaceae bacterium genome contains these proteins:
- a CDS encoding glycosyltransferase family 39 protein, translating to MLRTSPGRTFSEFLILLLVAGYFLCFGLVPYIGGDQLGLVGADEPRYAQIAREMLEAHSEDCHEVHARVIPNSLRPSKLHASYVCLVGGTITPILYGKPWLEKPALYYWRAMGFFKEFGVSDWSARLPSTSVAAGLLILAFLHLRRFRPGGHLDAALIMASAVAIVAFARGASTDMQLAAPFCIGMLGWYAWYETGRKFWLFDLYFFSAFATLAKGPVAPFMALCIICLFLGLRREWSALRRTIWIPGILLYLAMVLPWYIAVQRRNPSFFREFFLQHNLERYTSNLYQHHQPFYYYLVVLILGLMPWTALSFRALADSFSNSITEWKVRNNPKRYVGHVRAGDAFPEFLVLWALFPIVFFSFSGSKLPGYVLPAIPPLAILTGDYLFRIRRIGIPDWLLHMHAAFTSILTFVILLCPQYMIYQRIVPQPRYLVTALAGALCAYSLIVIVTKRYGVARLRTVTLIPLALLLFFLLFVNGRLLDLNYSARPLAQQIAAAAPNETLVAIPDVSGATDVEHKDPAMMPFGVHRDIFYGLAFYRNQPIISYSQNGIPTESHVLVLPLREVVNLPQLLPDRVYQPLFVFETRGLAVYRVYAAN from the coding sequence ATGCTGCGTACCTCGCCCGGCCGCACTTTCTCTGAGTTCCTGATCCTGCTGCTGGTAGCGGGTTACTTCCTCTGCTTTGGCCTTGTCCCCTACATCGGTGGAGATCAGCTTGGGCTGGTCGGAGCCGATGAGCCTCGCTACGCCCAGATCGCGCGCGAGATGCTCGAGGCGCACTCCGAAGACTGCCATGAGGTGCACGCGCGGGTCATTCCGAACTCGCTGCGCCCCAGCAAGCTCCACGCCAGCTACGTCTGCCTCGTTGGCGGAACGATTACACCGATCCTCTACGGCAAGCCGTGGCTGGAGAAGCCTGCGCTCTACTACTGGCGCGCGATGGGCTTCTTCAAGGAGTTTGGTGTCTCCGACTGGTCGGCCCGCTTGCCGTCGACCTCTGTCGCAGCCGGTCTGCTCATCCTCGCCTTCCTGCATCTCCGACGATTCCGACCCGGAGGCCACCTCGACGCCGCGCTCATCATGGCCTCCGCCGTCGCCATTGTGGCTTTTGCGAGGGGCGCGTCTACGGACATGCAGTTAGCTGCACCGTTCTGTATAGGAATGCTCGGTTGGTACGCATGGTACGAAACCGGGCGAAAATTCTGGCTCTTCGATCTTTACTTCTTCAGCGCGTTTGCCACGCTGGCGAAGGGCCCGGTCGCACCGTTCATGGCGCTGTGCATCATCTGCCTCTTCCTCGGCCTGCGGCGTGAGTGGTCGGCGCTGCGCCGCACCATCTGGATCCCCGGCATCCTGCTGTATCTGGCGATGGTGCTGCCCTGGTACATCGCGGTCCAACGACGCAACCCCAGCTTCTTCCGTGAGTTCTTCCTGCAGCACAATCTGGAACGCTACACGTCGAACCTGTACCAGCATCACCAGCCGTTCTACTACTATCTGGTCGTGCTGATCCTCGGCCTGATGCCCTGGACCGCGCTCTCGTTCCGCGCTCTCGCCGACAGCTTCTCGAACTCGATCACCGAGTGGAAGGTGCGCAACAACCCGAAGCGCTACGTCGGCCACGTCCGCGCAGGCGATGCCTTCCCCGAGTTCCTGGTCCTCTGGGCGCTCTTCCCCATCGTCTTCTTCTCGTTCTCCGGCTCCAAGCTTCCGGGTTACGTGCTGCCGGCCATCCCGCCGCTGGCGATTCTTACGGGCGATTACCTCTTCCGCATCCGGCGTATTGGCATCCCGGACTGGCTGCTGCACATGCACGCTGCGTTCACGAGCATCCTGACGTTCGTCATCCTGCTCTGCCCGCAGTACATGATCTACCAGCGCATCGTGCCGCAGCCCCGCTACCTGGTCACGGCGCTCGCCGGAGCCCTCTGCGCGTACTCGCTGATCGTGATCGTGACCAAGCGCTACGGTGTGGCCCGCCTGCGCACCGTCACGCTGATCCCGCTGGCACTGCTGCTCTTCTTCCTGCTGTTTGTAAACGGCCGCCTGCTCGACCTGAACTACTCTGCCCGCCCGCTGGCGCAGCAGATCGCCGCGGCCGCACCCAACGAAACCCTCGTTGCGATCCCGGACGTAAGCGGCGCCACCGACGTTGAGCACAAAGATCCTGCGATGATGCCCTTCGGCGTACATCGCGACATCTTCTACGGCCTGGCGTTCTACCGTAATCAGCCCATCATCAGCTACTCGCAGAACGGTATCCCGACGGAGTCGCACGTTCTTGTGCTGCCACTGCGCGAAGTCGTGAACCTGCCCCAGTTGCTGCCGGACCGCGTGTATCAGCCGCTCTTCGTCTTCGAGACGCGGGGGCTGGCTGTGTACCGTGTCTATGCGGCCAACTAG